The DNA window GCGATGTCGGTCGGCGGCGTCCACCTCCACTCGATGACCCCGGAGGAGGCGTACCACGCGAGACGCGGCACCGACTGGAGCTACGAGTCCGTCTACCGCGAGCTGGCCGCATCCGGGCTCGACTCCGCGCCCGGCACGGCCGCCGAGATACTCGTCGACGAGGTGCGCGACGTGATCTGTCCGGGGAAGATCCGCACCGACGGCTGGGTGGCCGCGATGGAGGGGGCGACCGCGGCCGGCCTCGACGTCACCTCGACGATGATGTACGGCCACGTCGAGACGGTCGAACACCGCGCGGAACACCTGAAGGTGATCCGCGACCTCCAGGACCGGACCGGGGGGATCACGGAGTTCGTGCCCCTCTCGTTCATTCATCAGAACACCCCGCTGTACCGGCAGGGCGTCGTCGACTCCGGCCCCTCCCGCGACGAGGACGAACTGGTCGTCGCGGTCGCCCGGCTCTTCTTAGACAACGTCGACCACGTCCAGGCGTCGTGGGTAAAATCCGGCGACGCCCACGGGCTCAAACTGCTCAACTGCGGCGCGGACGACTTCATGGGGACGATCCTCTCGGAGGAGATCACGAAGCGCGCGGGCGGCGAGTACGGCGAGTACCGCTCGTTCGACGACTACGTCGAGATGATCACGGCGATCGGTCGCACCCCCGTCGAGCGGTCGACGGACTACCGGACGCGCCGGCGGATCGACCCCGACGACGGCCCGCACGGCCCGCGGCTCGGCCCCCGCGCCGACGGGACGCCGATGCTCCCGAACGGGACGGGAGGCGGCGGGGACCCCGCGAGCGCGGACGACTGATCGGCTCACGGACCCCCGCCGGTCTCCGTCCGCTTCCCGAACCACCGCCGACCTCCGCCGACGAGCGTCGGCGTCGCGGCGGGACGCGTTCCGAAAACCATTACACCACGACCGCCGGAGGAACGTTCATGAAAGTCCTCGTGACCGTGAAGGAGGTCGGGGAGGCCGACGACGACTTCGAGATCGAGGGGACCGACATCGCGGCGTCGGACCTCGAGTACGACCTCAACGAGTGGGACGACTACGCCGTCGAGGCGGCCGTCCAGCTCGCCGAGGCCGGGATCGCCGACGAGGTCGTCGCCGTCACGATCGGCCCCGAGCGCGCCGAGGAGACGATCCGGATGGCCCTCGCGAAGGGTGCCGACCGCGCCGTCCGGGTGTGGGACGACGCCTTCGAGGGGAGCTTCGCCGACGTCTCCTCGAAGGTCGACGTGTTCGAGGCGGTCGTCGACGACGAGGAGCCGGATCTCGTGTTGAGCGGCGTCCAGGCGGCCGACACCGCATTCGGCGCGACCGGCGTCGCGCTCGCGGAGCGCATCGGCTTCGACCACGCCGCGGTCGTCAACGACCTCGAACTCGACGCCGACGCGGGCGTCGCGAACGTCCACCGGGAGCTGGAGGGCGGGATCGAGGAGCTGACCGAGGTCGACCTCCCCGCCGTGTTGACCGTCCAGACCGGGCTCAACGAGCCGCGGTACGCCAGCCTCCGCGGGATCCGGCAGGCCCAGCGCAAGGAGATCGCCGCGACGGATCTGGCCGACCTCGGGCTCTCCCCCGCCGACGTCGAGAGCGCCCTGACGCTGACGGAGATGTACGAACCCGAGAGCGACTCGGACGCGGAGCTCATCGAGGGCGACGCCGGCGAGGCCGCGGGTCGCCTTGCCGAGGTCCTGCGGGAGAAGGGGGTGGACGCGTAATGAGCGACGTGCTCGTCGTCTCCGAACACCGCCGCGGGGAGCTTCGCGACGTCTCGCTCGAACTGCTCACCGCCGGCCGGGAGCTCGCCGACGCGCTCGGCGGCGACCTCCACGTCGCGGTCGTCGCCGGCGACGTCGATCGGTTCGCCGACGACCTGAACCGGCCGGGCGTCGACCGGATCCACGCCGTCGAGAACGGCGAGGAGTTCGACCACACCGTCTACGCGGCCGCCGTCGAGACGCTCGTCGGGGAGATCGACCCGACCGCGGTGCTCACGCCCAACTCCGTCAACGGCCTCGACTACGCGCCCGCGGTCGCGGAGCGACTGGACCTCCCGCTCGTCACCGACGTGCTCGGCTTCGAATACGGCGGCGACGACGGCCTGACGGTCACCCGCGAGATGTACGGCTCGAAGGTCGAGACGACCGTCGCCGTCGAGGGCGACCGCTTCTGTCTCACGGTCCGGGGCGGCGAGTTCGTCCCCCCGAGGGGGTCGGCGACGCCGAGGTCGAATCGGTCGACGTCGAGGCTCCCGAGTCGGGCGCGCGCGTCAAGGGCTTCGAGGAGGTCGGCGGCGGGGACGTCGACATCGCGGACGCGGACGTGCTCGTCTCCGTCGGCCGCGGGATCGGCGAGGAGGAGAACCTCGAGCTCGTCGAGGAGCTCGCCGATGCGCTCGGCGCGACCCTCTCCTCCTCGCGACCGATCGTCGACAACGGGTGGCTCCCGAAGAACCGGCAGGTCGGCCAGAGCGGGAAGGTCGTCACCCCCGACGTGTACATCGCGGTCGGCATCTCCGGGGCCGTCCAACACGTCGCCGGCATGAAGGGCTCGGACACGATCGTCGCGATCAACACCGACCCGAACGCGCCGATCTTCGACATCGCCGACTACGGGATCGTCGGCGACCTCTTCGACGTCGTCCCCGAACTCATCGCCGAGTTCGAGTAGAGGTCGGCGCGGGCGGATCCGACGGCTCGTATCGACGGTCCGCGGCGAACCGCGTCCGGTCACCGATCCCGACGAAACGCCTATACTTCCCGTCGGTGATACCTCGGACATGCCACACGTTCGGGGGACGATCCACGGGGTCGCGGCGATGGTGACGCTCGTCGTCGGGTCGGTGCTGACGAACACGATCCAAGAGGAGATCGAGCTGTTCGCGCGGCTCGCCGCGACGACGACGCGGCTCCTCGTCGACGTCGCCGAACTGCCGGTCTCCGAGGAGGTCGCCGAGGTCGTCGTCCCGGTCGGCGCGTTGATGGGGATCTGGGTGTTCGCCTACGAGCTCCAGCGGCTCTGACGGGATACCGGCGGCCGGAGCCGTGACCGCCACGACCGCCGCGACCACCGCCACCGCCGCCAGCGTTTTCGCGTCCGGCCGTGTATCCGGAGCGGAAGACGATCCCCGCTATCACGTCACAACCTCTCACACCACATGCTTCCCATCCGCGCCACGATTCCGACGACCGACGAGTTCAGGGCCCTGTTCGCCGCCTACCGACGGGGAACCGACGTGGACGTCGCGGCGGTCGACGTGGCGCTCGGAGAGGAGCCGGATCCGACGCTGCTCGATCTGCTCGCCGAACCGTTCGCCTCCGTGGAGGACGTGGCGGACCGGCTGCGCCGAGCGGAGGCGTACCTCCGCGAGCGCGACGACCGACGCGCGGTGTTTCTCACGGTGTACGCCCGGATGACGGGGGCGGTCGGGGACGCGATCGAGGCCAACTTCTTCGCCGACGACGAGTGGGTCAAGGCGTACCTCGTCGCGTTCGCGGAGCGGTATCGGCGGGCGCTCGTCGCCTTCGAGCGCCGCGAGTTCGACGCGCTTCCGCGCGCGTGGCTGTTGGGGTTCGCGGCCGCGGTCCGCGGCGAGGGGCTCGTCCTCCAAGACGCCCTCTCGGGGATCAACGCCCACATCACCTACGACCTCACGTACACGCTTCGAGACGTGGGGATCGACCCGAACCGCGGCCGAAAGCGGGCGGACCACGACCGGATCAACGCGGTCCTCGCCCGCCTCGTCGCGGCGGTCCAGGAGGCGCTCGTCGCGGTGTACGACGCCGCGGGCGTCGCCGCTGCGGAGGCGCTTTTCGACCCGCTCGACGACCGACTGATGCTCCTCGGGCTGGAGGGCAGCCGGGAGTTCGCGTGGCGCAACGCCGTGCTGCTCGCCGACCTGCCGGCGTGGCTCGGCGAGCGGTACGTCGGCTGGCGGACGCACACCGCATCGACCGGAGCCGCCGCGCTCGTGCTCGCGCCGCGGATCGACGCGGAGACGCGCAGCGCGCTGAAGGAGGCCGAAGACGACGTGTTGACGCTGACCGCGTTCCACGACGAACTCGAGCGACGGCTGCCCCCGCCGGTGCCGGACGAGTGAGCGAGGGGTCCCCCGCCGCCGGGTTCTCGGTTCGTTTATCACCCCGCCGACCCCTCGATCCGTGTATGAGCGAGGGGTCTTCGCCGGCGGCGACCGCGACGGGACGCGAGATCTGGATCGAGAAGTACCGCCCGCAGTCGCTATCGGACGTCCACGGCCAGGAGGAGATCGTCGAACGGCTCCAGAGCTACATCGACCAGGACGACGTGCCGCACCTCCTTTTCAGCGGTCCTGCCGGCGTAGGGAAGACCACCGCCGCCACCGCCATCGCCCGCGAGATCTACAGCGAGGACAACTGGCGCGGGAACTTCCTCGAGCTCAACGCCTCCGACCAGCGCGGCATCGACGTGGTCCGCGACCGGATCAAGGGGTTCGCGCGGTCGTCGTTCGGGGGCGACT is part of the Halorubrum aethiopicum genome and encodes:
- the cofH gene encoding 7,8-didemethyl-8-hydroxy-5-deazariboflavin synthase subunit CofH; this encodes MTTEPDLDPNDFGFADPATDQSFENALAKARDGIRLSVDDATELLATGTDRDGIDPVRKEAVLEAADRRRAEEVGDEVTFVANLNNNVTTACNTGCLFCNFKDSAHAFEAGSDVEHAGFTKTPAESRAVVEDALSMGIYEVCSVSGLHPAFALNDEHHEILAARDDPASEVNYRPPKAYATDPGTYLEQMAAMSVGGVHLHSMTPEEAYHARRGTDWSYESVYRELAASGLDSAPGTAAEILVDEVRDVICPGKIRTDGWVAAMEGATAAGLDVTSTMMYGHVETVEHRAEHLKVIRDLQDRTGGITEFVPLSFIHQNTPLYRQGVVDSGPSRDEDELVVAVARLFLDNVDHVQASWVKSGDAHGLKLLNCGADDFMGTILSEEITKRAGGEYGEYRSFDDYVEMITAIGRTPVERSTDYRTRRRIDPDDGPHGPRLGPRADGTPMLPNGTGGGGDPASADD
- a CDS encoding electron transfer flavoprotein subunit beta/FixA family protein, giving the protein MKVLVTVKEVGEADDDFEIEGTDIAASDLEYDLNEWDDYAVEAAVQLAEAGIADEVVAVTIGPERAEETIRMALAKGADRAVRVWDDAFEGSFADVSSKVDVFEAVVDDEEPDLVLSGVQAADTAFGATGVALAERIGFDHAAVVNDLELDADAGVANVHRELEGGIEELTEVDLPAVLTVQTGLNEPRYASLRGIRQAQRKEIAATDLADLGLSPADVESALTLTEMYEPESDSDAELIEGDAGEAAGRLAEVLREKGVDA
- a CDS encoding DUF5995 family protein, whose protein sequence is MLPIRATIPTTDEFRALFAAYRRGTDVDVAAVDVALGEEPDPTLLDLLAEPFASVEDVADRLRRAEAYLRERDDRRAVFLTVYARMTGAVGDAIEANFFADDEWVKAYLVAFAERYRRALVAFERREFDALPRAWLLGFAAAVRGEGLVLQDALSGINAHITYDLTYTLRDVGIDPNRGRKRADHDRINAVLARLVAAVQEALVAVYDAAGVAAAEALFDPLDDRLMLLGLEGSREFAWRNAVLLADLPAWLGERYVGWRTHTASTGAAALVLAPRIDAETRSALKEAEDDVLTLTAFHDELERRLPPPVPDE